A genomic window from Populus nigra chromosome 7, ddPopNigr1.1, whole genome shotgun sequence includes:
- the LOC133699703 gene encoding UDP-D-apiose/UDP-D-xylose synthase 2 produces the protein MASSVVRVDLDGKPINPLTICMIGAGGFIGSHLCEKILNETQHKILALDVYNDKIKHLLEPDSLPWAGRIQFHRINIKHDSRLEGLIKMSDLTINLAAICTPADYNTRPLDTIYSNFIDALPVVKYCSENGKRLIHFSTCEVYGKTIGSFLPKDSPLRQDPAYYVLKEDASPCIFGSIEKQRWSYACAKQLIERLVYAEGAENGLEFTIVRPFNWIGPRMDFIPGVDGPSEGVPRVLACFSNALLRREPLKLVDGGESQRTFVYIKDAIEAVLLMIENPSRANGHIFNVGNPNNEVTVRQLAEMMTAVYANVSGEPALEEPTVDVSSKEFYGEGYDDSDKRIPDMTIINRQLGWNPKTSLWDLLDSTLTYQHKTYAEAIKKVMSQPTTS, from the exons ATGGCATCATCAGTGGTGAGGGTTGATCTTGATGGAAAACCAATAAATCCGCTTACAATTTGCATGATCGGTGCTGGTGGTTTCATTGGGTCCCACCTGTGTGAGAAGATCTTGAACGAAACTCAACACAAGATCTTAGCCCTTGATGTTTACAATGACAAGATCAAGCACCTTCTCGAACCGGACAGCCTCCCTTGGGCTGGCCGGATCCAGTTCCACCGTATCAATATCAAACACGACTCTCGCCTCGAAGGCCTCATCAAGATGTCAGATCTG ACGATAAATCTGGCTGCGATCTGTACTCCGGCTGATTATAATACGCGTCCTTTGGATACGATTTATAGCAACTTTATAGACGCGCTGCCTGTG gTGAAGTACTGTTCAGAGAATGGGAAGCGTCTGATTCACTTCTCGACTTGTGAAGTGTATGGGAAAACTATTGGGAGTTTTCTTCCTAAAGACAGTCCTCTTCGTCAG GATCCTGCATATTATGTGCTTAAAGAAGATGCCTCTCCCTGCATTTTCGGTTCCATTGAGAAGCAGAGATGGTCTTATGCGTGTGCAAAGCAATTGATTGAGAGGCTGGTTTATG CTGAGGGTGCAGAGAATGGACTTGAGTTCACCATCGTGAGGCCTTTCAACTGGATTGGACCCAGAATGGATTTTATTCCCGGTGTTGATGGCCCAAGTGAGGGCGTTCCCCGGGTTCTTGCTTGCTTTAGCAAT GCTCTTCTTCGCCGGGAGCCGCTCAAGCTTGTGGATGGTGGTGAATCCCAGAGAACATTTGTTTATATTAAGGATGCCATCGAGGCTGTTCTCTTGATGATT GAAAATCCTTCCAGGGCCAATGGTCATATTTTTAACGTTGGCAACCCTAACAATGAAGTCACTGTGAGGCAGCTTGCTGAAATGATGACAGCG GTCTACGCAAATGTAAGTGGAGAACCTGCTCTTGAGGAACCGACAGTTGATGTCAGCTCCAAAGAGTTCTACGGTGAGGGATATGACGATAGTGACAAGAGAATTCCAGACATGACCATAATCAATAGACAACTTG GTTGGAACCCCAAGACGTCTCTGTGGGACTTGCTCGATTCAACCCTCACTTATCAACACAAGACGTATGCCGAGGCAATCAAGAAGGTCATGTCACAACCCACAACCAGCTGA
- the LOC133698698 gene encoding BTB/POZ domain-containing protein At3g44820-like isoform X1, with product MLPTRPHLTNLRPLLPSMPPLVFLFCPFLFLSLFNTVKEEQREKKEACCFTFILVMAPAGKVTGFHKEGSDWFCNAGLPSDITVVVDDIKFHLHKFPLVSKCGKIARICEESSEKAFIAAFEEFPGGPDTFLIAVKFCYGLRVELTPRNIVIVYCAADYLQMTDEYGEDNLLSKSENFFHNNVLHNWKDCILALQSSNPVIARAEKLQIISKCLSALSMMVCTDPGLFGWPMMMYGSLQSPGGSILWNGINTGARIQSVESDWWFEDISYLSVGLFERLINTMETRGLRPEILVGAIMYYARKYLPGLGRWQSGQSRKTRTFASFSLTPAVVDQKVLIETIEKLIPEKKGKSFCRFLLGLLRVALILGVNQMCKDSLERRVGMQLEVATLDSLLIPAYSDSDTLYNVDCVERIIHHFMASESRITLFSPSSLDPETSPSSEPLRKVAKLIDNYIAEVASDIHLKPRKIRSLAEALPESSRPLHDGLYRALDIYFKAHPWLSEKEKEELCNTIDYQKLSIDACAHASQNARLPLRVALQVLFFEQIQLRTALAGCLHVMDTESAPAGPIPSDMLGQIVQRDGWRTVVQVNQVLKVDMDNMRSRVGELEEEFSKIKQEMKRVTKSHSSLSSPRLVARKIGCKLVPRSSDAQPDTVDITGPTHRASVEQAHRPHHSRHWKSFSMF from the exons ATGTTGCCAACACGACCACATTTGACTAACCTTAGACCTCTCTTGCCCTCCATGCCCCcccttgtgtttttgttttgcccttttctttttctttccctttttaacACCGTGAAG GAAGAACAGAGGGAAAAAAAGGAGGCGTGCTGTTTCACTTTTATCTTGGTTATGGCCCCTGCAGGGAAAGTTACTGGTTTTCACAAAGAGGGTAGTGACTG GTTCTGCAATGCAGGGTTGCCAAGTGATATCACTGTTGTTGTGGATGATATAAAGTTCCATCTTCATAAG TTTCCACTGGTGTCAAAATGTGGGAAGATAGCACGAATATGTGAAGAATCCTCTGAAAAGGCATTCATCGCAGCATTTGAGGAATTCCCTGGTGGCCCAGACACTTTCTTGATTGCAGTAAAGTTTTGCTATGGATTAAGGGTGGAACTGACACCAAGAAACATAGTAATCGTGTATTGTGCAGCAGACTATCTTCAGATGACAGATGAGTACGGAGAAGATAACTTGCTTTCCAAGTCTGAAAATTTCTTCCACAACAATGTACTTCACAACTGGAAAGACTGTATATTGGCTCTTCAAAGTTCCAATCCTGTTATTGCAAGGGCTGAAAAGCTCCAGATTATAAGCAAATGTCTGAGTGCTCTATCCATGATGGTATGCACAGATCCTGGTTTGTTTGGATGGCCCATGATGATGTATGGTAGCTTACAGAGCCCTGGTGGAAGCATCCTGTGGAATGGTATAAACACTGGGGCTAGAATCCAAAGCGTAGAATCTGACTGGTGGTTTGAGGATATATCATACCTTAGTGTAGGTTTGTTTGAAAGATTGATAAATACAATGGAAACCAGAGGCCTAAGGCCTGAAATTCTTGTGGGTGCAATTATGTATTATGCCAGGAAGTACCTACCGGGCCTGGGCAGGTGGCAGAGTGGACAAAGTCGGAAAACAAGAACATTTGCCAGTTTTAGCTTGACACCTGCTGTTGTTGATCAAAAGGTTTTGATAGAAACCATTGAAAAACTTATCCcagaaaaaaaggggaaatcCTTTTGCCGTTTTTTATTGGGACTTCTTCGAGTTGCTCTAATACTGGGTGTCAATCAAATGTGCAAGGACTCTTTAGAGAGGAGAGTAGGGATGCAGCTGGAAGTGGCGACCCTAGATAGTCTTCTTATTCCTGCCTATTCAGATTCTGATACTTTGTACAATGTTGACTGTGTGGAAAGGATCATTCATCATTTCATGGCTTCAGAATCAAGGATTACGTTATTTTCTCCATCATCATTGGACCCAGAAACATCTCCATCATCTGAACCTTTAAGAAAGGTTGCAAAACTGATAGATAACTACATTGCAGAGGTTGCTTCAGACATACATTTGAAACCTAGAAAGATACGATCTCTTGCAGAGGCCCTTCCAGAATCTTCAAGACCATTGCATGACGGGCTATACAGAGCACTGGATATATATTTCAAG GCACACCCTTGGCTAtcagagaaagagaaggaagaacTTTGCAACACCATTGACTACCAGAAGCTCTCCATTGATGCCTGTGCCCATGCTTCCCAGAATGCAAGGTTACCACTTAGAGTTGCTCTTCAAGTGTTGTTCTTTGAGCAGATACAATTGAGAACTGCTCTTGCTGGCTGTCTACATGTCATGGACACTGAAAGTGCCCCTGCAGGTCCCATTCCTAGTGATATGCTGGGCCAGATTGTACAGAGGGATGGGTGGAGAACAGTTGTGCAAGTGAACCAGGTTTTAAAGGTAGATATGGACAATATGAGGTCTAGAGTTGgggaacttgaagaagaatttagtaaaataaaacaagagatGAAGAGAGTGACTAAATCACATAGCTCTCTTAGTTCCCCTCGCTTGGTTGCCAGGAAGATTGGGTGCAAGCTTGTTCCACGATCCTCAGATGCACAACCTGATACTGTTGATATTACTGGACCAACACATAGAGCATCAGTTGAACAAGCACACCGCCCCCACCATTCGAGACACTGGAAGAGTTTCTCTATGTTTTGA
- the LOC133698698 gene encoding BTB/POZ domain-containing protein At3g44820-like isoform X2, whose protein sequence is MAPAGKVTGFHKEGSDWFCNAGLPSDITVVVDDIKFHLHKFPLVSKCGKIARICEESSEKAFIAAFEEFPGGPDTFLIAVKFCYGLRVELTPRNIVIVYCAADYLQMTDEYGEDNLLSKSENFFHNNVLHNWKDCILALQSSNPVIARAEKLQIISKCLSALSMMVCTDPGLFGWPMMMYGSLQSPGGSILWNGINTGARIQSVESDWWFEDISYLSVGLFERLINTMETRGLRPEILVGAIMYYARKYLPGLGRWQSGQSRKTRTFASFSLTPAVVDQKVLIETIEKLIPEKKGKSFCRFLLGLLRVALILGVNQMCKDSLERRVGMQLEVATLDSLLIPAYSDSDTLYNVDCVERIIHHFMASESRITLFSPSSLDPETSPSSEPLRKVAKLIDNYIAEVASDIHLKPRKIRSLAEALPESSRPLHDGLYRALDIYFKAHPWLSEKEKEELCNTIDYQKLSIDACAHASQNARLPLRVALQVLFFEQIQLRTALAGCLHVMDTESAPAGPIPSDMLGQIVQRDGWRTVVQVNQVLKVDMDNMRSRVGELEEEFSKIKQEMKRVTKSHSSLSSPRLVARKIGCKLVPRSSDAQPDTVDITGPTHRASVEQAHRPHHSRHWKSFSMF, encoded by the exons ATGGCCCCTGCAGGGAAAGTTACTGGTTTTCACAAAGAGGGTAGTGACTG GTTCTGCAATGCAGGGTTGCCAAGTGATATCACTGTTGTTGTGGATGATATAAAGTTCCATCTTCATAAG TTTCCACTGGTGTCAAAATGTGGGAAGATAGCACGAATATGTGAAGAATCCTCTGAAAAGGCATTCATCGCAGCATTTGAGGAATTCCCTGGTGGCCCAGACACTTTCTTGATTGCAGTAAAGTTTTGCTATGGATTAAGGGTGGAACTGACACCAAGAAACATAGTAATCGTGTATTGTGCAGCAGACTATCTTCAGATGACAGATGAGTACGGAGAAGATAACTTGCTTTCCAAGTCTGAAAATTTCTTCCACAACAATGTACTTCACAACTGGAAAGACTGTATATTGGCTCTTCAAAGTTCCAATCCTGTTATTGCAAGGGCTGAAAAGCTCCAGATTATAAGCAAATGTCTGAGTGCTCTATCCATGATGGTATGCACAGATCCTGGTTTGTTTGGATGGCCCATGATGATGTATGGTAGCTTACAGAGCCCTGGTGGAAGCATCCTGTGGAATGGTATAAACACTGGGGCTAGAATCCAAAGCGTAGAATCTGACTGGTGGTTTGAGGATATATCATACCTTAGTGTAGGTTTGTTTGAAAGATTGATAAATACAATGGAAACCAGAGGCCTAAGGCCTGAAATTCTTGTGGGTGCAATTATGTATTATGCCAGGAAGTACCTACCGGGCCTGGGCAGGTGGCAGAGTGGACAAAGTCGGAAAACAAGAACATTTGCCAGTTTTAGCTTGACACCTGCTGTTGTTGATCAAAAGGTTTTGATAGAAACCATTGAAAAACTTATCCcagaaaaaaaggggaaatcCTTTTGCCGTTTTTTATTGGGACTTCTTCGAGTTGCTCTAATACTGGGTGTCAATCAAATGTGCAAGGACTCTTTAGAGAGGAGAGTAGGGATGCAGCTGGAAGTGGCGACCCTAGATAGTCTTCTTATTCCTGCCTATTCAGATTCTGATACTTTGTACAATGTTGACTGTGTGGAAAGGATCATTCATCATTTCATGGCTTCAGAATCAAGGATTACGTTATTTTCTCCATCATCATTGGACCCAGAAACATCTCCATCATCTGAACCTTTAAGAAAGGTTGCAAAACTGATAGATAACTACATTGCAGAGGTTGCTTCAGACATACATTTGAAACCTAGAAAGATACGATCTCTTGCAGAGGCCCTTCCAGAATCTTCAAGACCATTGCATGACGGGCTATACAGAGCACTGGATATATATTTCAAG GCACACCCTTGGCTAtcagagaaagagaaggaagaacTTTGCAACACCATTGACTACCAGAAGCTCTCCATTGATGCCTGTGCCCATGCTTCCCAGAATGCAAGGTTACCACTTAGAGTTGCTCTTCAAGTGTTGTTCTTTGAGCAGATACAATTGAGAACTGCTCTTGCTGGCTGTCTACATGTCATGGACACTGAAAGTGCCCCTGCAGGTCCCATTCCTAGTGATATGCTGGGCCAGATTGTACAGAGGGATGGGTGGAGAACAGTTGTGCAAGTGAACCAGGTTTTAAAGGTAGATATGGACAATATGAGGTCTAGAGTTGgggaacttgaagaagaatttagtaaaataaaacaagagatGAAGAGAGTGACTAAATCACATAGCTCTCTTAGTTCCCCTCGCTTGGTTGCCAGGAAGATTGGGTGCAAGCTTGTTCCACGATCCTCAGATGCACAACCTGATACTGTTGATATTACTGGACCAACACATAGAGCATCAGTTGAACAAGCACACCGCCCCCACCATTCGAGACACTGGAAGAGTTTCTCTATGTTTTGA